In Pseudomonas coleopterorum, the genomic window GCGCGCCGAAGCACCGGCGCTGGCGCAGGTGATCGCCATCGGCGAGCCACGCGCGGGCGAACTGGGCTATGGGCAATTGCTCGACGAAGGCGCGCCACATGCCAGCACGTTCCGCGCCGCCGACGTCAATTACCATGACCCGCTGTGGTTCTTCTACACCTCAGGCACCACCGGTCATCCCAAGGCAGGCGTACTCACCCACGGGCAGATGGCCTTCGTCATCAACAACCATATCGCCGACCTGATGCCGGGCCTCTCCCAGCATTCGCGTTCGCTGGTGCTGGCGCCGCTGTCTCACGGCGCCGGTATCCACGCGCTGGTCAACGTGGCGCGTGGCGCCGCCTGCGTGCTACCGGCCAGCGACCGCCTGGACTGCAACGAAGCCTGGCGCCTGGTGCAGGAGCACCGCGTCGACAACCTGTTCACCGTGCCGACCATCGTCAAGATGCTCACCGAAGACCCTGCCGTCGACCGCTACGACCACAGCAGCCTGCGCCATGTGATCTACGCCGGCGCGCCGATGTACCGCGCCGATCAATGCCACGCGCTGCGCAAGCTGGGCAAGGTGCTGGTGCAGTATTACGGCCTGGGCGAAGTCACCGGCAACATCACCGTGCTGCCCGCCGATTGCCACGACGCCGAAGACTCGCCCGCCGCCAAGGTCGGCAGTTGCGGCTATCCGCGCACGGGCATGCAGGTGGCCATTCTGGACGACGCCGGTAACGAGTTGGCCACCGGTGAGGACGGCGAGATCTGCGTCCGCGGACCGGCCGTGTTCAGCGGGTACTACAACAACCCGACGGCCAATGCCAGTTGCTTCAAGCACGGCTGGTTCCACACCGGCGACCTGGGTCATGTCGACGAACAGGGGTATCTGTTCATCACGGGCCGCGCCTCGGACATGTACATCTCTGGCGGCTCCAACGTGTACCCGCGCGAGGTCGAGGAAGCGCTGCTCACCCACCCGGCGGTCAACGAGGTAGCCGTGCTGGGCATGCCGGACGAGAAATGGGGCGAGTGCGGTTGCGCCGTGATCGTCACCACCGGCCAGGTCAGTGACGAGCAGTTGCTGGCCCACCTGGAGCCGCGTCTGGCCCGCTACAAGTGGCCCAAACGCTTCGTGCGCTGGGACGCCATGCCCAAGTCCGGCTACGGCAAGATCGTCAAGAAGCAGATCCGCACGTTGCTGCAGGAACGCGAGGAGGTCGCCTGATGAATCCCCATTTCGAGGAGCGCAACGGCGTGCGGGTCTTCGTCCATGGCGGGCCGGCCCAACAGCCGCGGCGTCTGGACCGCAGCGTGGCCCAAGGTGAAGAACTGCGCCTGGTACTGCCGCGGGCGTGCAACGTCGGCGCAGGCGTGCTGCAAGCCCTGCAGGGGCGTCGGTACGGCAGCGCCGTGGGCCGCATCCTGTGTGGTGGCGCGGCGCACCTGAGCTACCACCGCATGGTGGTCACCGACAAGCCGGAACGGCCCTACGACTACGGTGCTCCGGTGGTGCTGGACGGCTACATCACCTTCATCAGCGGTGCCATCACCGTGGGCCGGGATGCGCAGGGCAGGCCATTGCTGCACTGCCACGCCGGTTTTCTGGATCGTGACGGCCAGCAGCACGGCGGCCATCTGCTGCTCGACAGGCTGGTGGTCGGCAGTGAAAGCCTGGTGATCCGCCTGTGCCTGTTCGACCAGGTCGCCTACCAGGCCCAACCCGACGCGGAAACCCACTTCAGCCTGTTGCAGCCGATCGATCAGGAGGCCTCATGAACACCAGCGCCGTACTCGAACCCGACCTGTCCCCTTCAACCGTCCAGACCGGCCGCCTGGGGCGTCTGGTGGTGGCGCGGCTCAAGCCCAACGAAGACATCGTTGAAAGCGCCGAAGCGCTGTGTGTCAGTCACGGCATTGAGCTGGCAGTGATTCGCGGCGGGTTGGGCAGCCTGATCGACGCACAGCTGGGCTATCTGGGACGGCAGGGCATGAAGACCTTGACCGTGCCCGGACCCGGCGTGGAGATACTGAGCATCAGTGGCGAGATCGTCATCGGTGAAAGCCGCCTGCAGGCGGTGGTGGCCGACGCCGACGGCAACATCTTTGCCGGACGCCTGGAGCGCGGCCGCAACCTGTCGTTCATCACCGTGGAACTGACCCTGCAGGAATGGGTGCCAGACTGAAACGGTGGCGAGCCTTTGGGAGAGGGTTCACCGGACGCGTCGATCCCGAAGGTGATCGCATACACGATCAGAAAAGCCCTGAGGTCGGCGGCGGTGTGCCTTTGAGCTGCCAAGTGCCCACTGCCGCAGCTTTCCAGTCACGAGGGTTGTGATTGGCCACGGTGCGGGCGTTGCGCCAGTGCCGGTCAAGGTTATGGCCGCGCCCGGTCGTGGAGGCGCCGCCCACATCGAACACTCGTTCCGCCGCCTTGAGCGCGCATTCGGCGGCGATGTATTGCGCCTGCGCCACCTCGATCGCGGCCTCGTCCACCGCTGCCGGATCGAGCCCCGCCGCCCAGGCGCGATCGATCGCTTCGGCGGCCTTGAGCACCACCGCCTCCGCAGTGTAGGCACGCGCCGAAATCTCGCCCACGCTCAACGCCACATAAGGATCATCCACCGACTGGTCGGCGCTGCTGTGCTTGATCGGACGCGCATGATGGCGTGCGAACGCCACCGCATCGTTCAACGCGTTGCGGGCGATTCCGGCCTGCACCGAGGCCAGGAACAGCTGCAGGAACGGCGTCACCAGGGTGCGCTTGCCCTCTTCCACCGTGCGCGTGCGAACCTCGTGGGCATAGACCTGCACGTTGTCCAGCCGCGTCGTGCCACTGGCGGTGAGGCGCTGGCCCATGGCGTCGAAATCGTCCAGCAGCACCAGCCCTTCGCGGTCACGGGGCAGGATGAACGACAGCGGCTGGTCGTGCTCGTCCAGCGCCACCGCGCTGATCCAGTCGGCGTACAGCGAGCCGGTGCTGTAGAACTTGCTGCCGTTGGCCCGGTAGTGATCACCTTCGCGCACGATGCGGGCGCTGATGGCACCGTTGGCACCGCCGACTTCCCAACCGGCGTTGCCCAGGACCGCTCCTTGCAGGTAACGGGCGAACCAGAGCTGACGCTCCTGCTCGGCGCCTTCGGCCCGAGACACCAGCAGCCCCTCGATGAACGCGAAGCCGGGACGCAAGGCCTGGGCGACATTGGAGTCCACCGCGGCGATGCGCACCAGCAGGCCGACGACGTCCTTCACCGAGCCGCCAGGGCCACCATAGCGGGTGGGGATGCGCAGGGTATAGAGCAACGCTTGGGCGATCTGTGCGACGGCCTCGTAGGGCAGTTGCCGGTCACGCTCGCGCGCAGCGGCGCCGGCAGCGATGGCCGGCAGCAACTGCTCGGCACGTGCCAGCAATTGCGCCACGCTCAGTGGCGCTACGGGTGAAGGGGAAGGCGTGACCTTGGCAGCGTGAGTCATGAAGGGTTCCTGTCTGGAAATGGATGGAAGGGGCAGCGCGACGCCTTCAAATGGCGATCTTCCACAAGCGGGATTCATCGAACAGCAGCACGGCGTTTTCCGGCTCCAGTGGAGGGACCTGCAGCGCCACGCCAGCACTGGGCAGGCGTGGCACGGCGCCGAGCAGGCGTTGGGTGTAGGGGTGCTGCGGCGACTCGAACAATTGCTCGACCGGCGCGTGCTCGACCACCTGCCCATGGCGCATCACCAGCACCTCGTCGCTGACATGACGGATGACGCCCAGGTCATGGGAAATGAACAGGTAGGCCAGGCCCAGTTCGGCTTGCAGGTCGGCGAGCAAGTCCAGCACCTGGGCCTGGACCGAGACGTCCAACGCCGATACCGGCTCGTCGCAGACAATCACCTTGGGGTTGCTGGCGATGGCGCGGGCAATCGCCACCCGCTGGCGCTGGCCACCGGAGAGTTGCAGGGGCCGTCGCGTTGCCAGCTCGGCAGGCAAGCGCACCTGCTGCAGCAAGTGACGAATACGAGGCGCCTGATCAGGCGCTGCGACGCCGGCCACGTCCAACGCATCGGCGAGAATCTGCCCGACGCTCCAGCGCGGGTCGAACGAACTGAGCGGGTCCTGATAGATCACGCTGATGTCACGTCGCAGCGCCCGGCGCTGGCTTTCGGCGACCCGTGCATCGGCGCTGCCATTCCAGGGTTGATCGAGGAAGCGCACCTGGCCATCGTCCGTTTCGAGCAGTCCCAGGGCCATGCGCGCCACGGTGGTCTTGCCCGAACCGGACTCACCGACGATGCCCAGGGTCTGGCCGGCCCGCAGCTCGAAGTCGACGCCGTCGACCACCTGGCGCACGTGCTGGTCAGGCCCGACATAGCGTTTGCCCAGGCCACGGGCGTGCAACAGCACGGGCTGATCGAGCCGTGGCGCGCGGGCGAGCGTGGCGGCAGGTTGACCGGGGCTGAGGCGGGTACCGCGCTCATGCTCCGCCGGAACCGCATCGAGCAGGCTGCGGGTGTAGGGATGGCGCGGCGCGGTCAGCACCTGATGCATGCTGCCCTGCTCCACCACTTCACCGTGCTGCAACACCAGCACCTCGTCGGCCAGTTGCGCGACCACCGCCAGATCGTGACTGATGATCAACAACGAACTGCCCTGGGCCTTGATCGCCTGCAGTACACCGAGAATCTGCGCCTGCACGGTGGCGTCCAGTGCGGTGGTCGGCTCGTCGGCGATCACCAGGCCCGGATCAAGTGCCAGGGCGCTGGCGATCAACGCACGCTGACGCAATCCACCGGACAACTCGCCCGAGCGCTGTCGGGCGCGCAGGGCCGGTTCCGGCACCCCGACCCGTTCCAGCAGTTGCAGCACCCGCGCGGCACGGGAAGCACGATCGCCCCAACCATGGGTCTGCAGCACTTCGAGAATTTCCTTGCCGACCGGCCGCAGCGGATCGAGCGAAACCAGGGCATCCTGCAACACGAAACCGATGTCCTTGCCGCGCACTCGGCGCCACTGGCGGTCGCTCAAGGCCAGCAAATCGAGATCACCGTAGTGCAGGCGCCGTGCCCGCACCTGTGCGCCCTCTCCGGCCAGGCCGATCAGGCTGCGCGCGGTGACGCTCTTGCCAGAGCCGGATTCCCCGACCAGGGCCAGGGTCTTGCCCGGTTCCAGAGTGAACGACAGGTTGCGCACCACGCTTTGCCCGGCGAACTCCACGCTCAGGCCTTCGACGATCAGCGTCTTGTGGCTCATGTCAGGCGGCCCTCCAGGCGTTGTTGCAGATAGCGACCGGCAACTGTGGTCGACAAGGTGGTGAGTACGATGAACAGTCCAGGGAAAAACGTCAGCCACCAGGCGTTGGCAATGAAGTCGCGGCCCATGGACAGCATGGTGCCCCACTCCGGCGTGGGCGGCCGCGCGCCCAGGCCGAGGAAGCTCAGCGCCGAGGCCCAGACGATGGCCTGCCCCACACCCATGGTCAGGGTGACGATCAGCGGGCGCATGGCGTTGGGCAGCAGCTGTCGCCAGATGATGCGTCGAGTCGGGTGGCCCAGGGCGCGCGCCGCTTCGATGTAACCGGCGTTGCGCACCGCCAGCACCTGCCCACGGACCATCCGCGCATACCCCGGCGCGGCGCCCAGGCCGGTAGCGATGATCAGCGGGCCGATGCCGCTGCCGAAGATGGCCACGAACAGCAACGCCAGCACCAGGCTGGGAAAGGCGAACAGGACTTCCAGCAACCAGCCCACACTGCGGTCGGTGCGCAGCCCGCCCAGGCCGCCGAGCAGGCCGAGAACAATGGCGATGCTCATCGCCAGCGCCGTCGCCGCCAGGCCGACGAACAGCGACAGGCGCGCGCCGTGGATCACCCGTGAGTAGATGTCGCGACCCGATTGATCGGTGCCGAACCAGTGTGCCCAACCGGGCGGATGAAAGGCGTCGCGCGGGACGATGGCCAGCGGGTCGCCGTGCGCGAACAGCTGCGGTGCCAGCGCGGCCACGATCACCAGCGTCAGGAAACCGATGACCAGGCTCGCGCCCAGACGGATCCGAAGGGGTCGACGTTGAGTGCGCAGCGGCAGCGCCGGGCTCTCCAGAATCAGATCGCTCATGCCAGGGTTTCCTTCTGCCGTGGGTCGATCCACTGGTACACCAGGTCGACCAGAATGTTGGCCAGCACATAACCGGCCGCGACCACCAGGCTGATGCCGATGGTCAGTGGCAAGTCCTGCAGCTGCACCGCTTGATACAACTGACGGCCCAGCCCCCTGCGGGAAAAGATCACTTCGATCACCACGGCGCCGCTGATCAGCGCGCCGATCGCCCATCCGGACAACGACACGCCGGGCAGCACGGCATGCCGCAGTGCGTGCCTGAAGCGTACCGCCGCGTCGCTCAGCCCACGGGTGCGCGCGGTCAGCACGAAGGGCTGATCCAGGGTCAGTTCCAGAGATTCGCGGGTCACCTGGCCAATGAAGCCGGCCAGCGGCACCGCCAGCGCGATCGTCGGCAGCACCAGGGTCCGCCAGCCGTCGCTGCCCGCCGGTGGGAACAGGCGCAAGCCGAAGGCGAACACCGCCAGCAGCACGATGCCCAGCCAGAAATGCGGAAGGGCCGCGCACAGGGTTTCAGCCAGGGACGCCAGGCGCCCGACCCAGCTGCGGCGGCCGGCGGTGAACACGGTCAGGCCCAGCACCAGCAGCCAGGCCAGCACCAGTGCGCTCAAGGTCAGCTCCAGGGTCGGCCCGGCCTGCTCGGCCAGTACCCGCGTGACCGGCATGTGCTGGGAGTAGGACACCCCCAGGTCGCCCTGCACCAGGCGCACCAGGTACAGCCCGTACTGGACCGCCAGGGGCCGATCCAGGCCGTACTCGCGGGTGACCTCGGCGATGGTCTCCGGGGTCGGGTTGCCGCTGGGTCCGCCCAGGATGGCCTGTACCGGATCGCCCGGCATCAGGCGCAGGGCGAAGAAGGTCAGCGTGGCGACGGCCCACAACACCAGCAATCCTCCGCCAAGGCGCACGGCGGCGCGGCGGCCCAGACGAATCAAGCGCTGGCGACGGGGGTCCGGCGACGAAACGGTTACAGGTGTGGTGGTCATTTGTTCACCCAGGCGTCATAGAGGTAGGTCACCGCCAGCGAGGTTTCCAGACGAACCCCCTGGGTCGTCTTGTAGATGCCCAGCCGGGTGCTTTGTGGGTAGGTGGTCAGTTGCAGGTACTGGCTGGAGGCTACGGCCTGCGCCTGGTGGTACAACGCCTGGCGTTGGCTGGGGTCCTGCGTGGCCAGGGCCCTTTGCACCAGCTCGTCGAACTGCGGATCGCTGAAGCCTGCGGTGTTCTGGTGATAGCCGCCCACCCCAGCAGGCTGGATGAACGCGCTGCTGAAGATGATCCGCAGCACGTCGGCGGTGTTGGTGTTCCAGTAGCCAACGCGGATGTCGTAATCCCAATCGGCCTGGCGCTTGGTCGCCTGCACATCGCTCATCTGCTCCATGATCAGCTCGATGCCGGCTTGCCGCGTGGTGGCTTGCACCTGCTCCCACAGGGTGAATTCCGACGGCGGCGTACGATTGCCCAGCACCACCGTCACCTGCAGGCGCTTGCCGTCCTTGAGGCGATAGCCCTCCTCGTCACGGCCGGTCCAGCCGGCCTCGTCGAGCAGTTGGGCGGCGCGCGCCGGGTCGTAATCCTGGGCGTGTTCGAAGTCGGGGCTGTAGAAGCGGGTGGCTTTGCTCAACGGACCACCGGCGCGAGGAAACTCGCCGAAGTAGACGCTTTGCAACGCACCGTCGATGTCGGCGCTGCGCACGAAGGCTTCACGCACCTTGATATCGTTGAACGGCGCGCGGCGGATATTCAGCGTGCCGTTGGTAGGGTTGCCGGGGCGCTGGGCAATGATCAGTTGCAGGTCCGGGTTGCGGCGGGCCGCTTCGTGGGACTCGGGCGGCAGGACTTCGATCACGTCCACTTCACCGGCCTGCAGTGACGCGAACCGCACGGAAGGCTCCTGAATGAACTTCCAGACGATGCGATCCAGGTACGCAGGCCCCTGATGCTGGGCCGTGGGCGGCGCCGAGTTGTAGTGCGGGTTGCGTTCGAGCACCACCTGGCTTTGCCGGTCCCAGCGCGCCACCTTGAACGGGCCGGTGCCGACCGGGCTTTCGCAGTTGACGTCGCGCGGACGTAGCAGCGCCTGGGGCGATTCGATACCGAGGAAGCCCTGGGCCAGCACTTCCAGAAACGCGGCGTAGGGTGTGGCCAGGTGCACCTGAGCGGTGTAGGTGTCGAGCACATCGGTGCGTCGGTACTGACGGATGTAGCCGCCCGCGGTGCTCGACTGGGTCTTGGGGTTGGCCATGTGGTCGAGGTTGGCCTTGACCGCTTCGGCGTTGAACGGCGTGCCGTCGGTGAAGCGCACGTCATCGCGCAGGTAGAAGGTGTAGGTCAGGCCATCGGGCGAAATGTCCCAGCTTTTCGCCAGCCAGGGTCCGATACGCCCGTCGGCGTCCATCGACACCAGCGAGTCGAGGACTTGCTGGGCGAGAAACACTTGCGGCATGTCGCCGGCGACGTGCGGGTCAAGGCAGGTCGGTTCGCGGTCGGTGGCATAGATGAGCGTGCCGCCGCTGACCGGGGTATCGGTGCGTGCCGCAGCGGTGGGATGGTTATCGCAACCGCCCACCAGCAAGCTGACGGCCAACAGGCTGGCCCACGCGATACTGCCATGGGGTGTTGCAGAAGAACGCGGATGAATGTCTGCCATGGGTCGGGCTGCGCCTTGTGTCGATGCTGAAGCTCACAAGAGGTGATTGCACAAGCCATGCCGACTGCCCCGCCCCGCTTTTTCGGGGCTTTGCGGGTTTTGCTGGAGGGATTGACGGGGCAGTTTGTTGAAGGGGTGTTGGCTGGCGGACAGTTGTTGGGGAGAAGCTTTCTCTGTGTTGCAGATCCAGTTTCATCGGTGACTCGAAAACCGCCTTCGCGGGCAGAGACCCGCTCCCACAGTGATGCGGATGAGTCTCGTCCTGTGAAATCAGGGCGGGCGACGAGCCCTCTGCCCGCGAAACGGCCCGGCCTTTTCCACCTAGGCAGGGCGCACTCACACCAATGTGGGAGCGGGTCTCTGCCCGCGAAAGGGCCCGGCCTTCTCCACCTTGGCAGGGCATACTCACACCAATGTGGGAGCGGGCCTCTGCCCGCGAAAGGGCCCGGCCTGCCTGCCGCGCTCACTCAGACCCACACAGCATCCCAGAGCGGATAGTCGCCCAAACGCTCGACCAGCCCAGCCCGCAGCGGATTGGCCACCACATACCGCGCAGCGGCCACGACGCTCTCTTCACGCCGTAATGCGCGGTCATGGAAACTCGCCTGCCAGAGTGGTCCCGCGCGGCCGGTGTGCCGGTTGAAAGACCTCGCAGAGCGAGATTTCACCTCGCGGATCACGCTCGCCAGCGAGCTGGAGTGCAACTCGATCAGCCAGTGCAAGTGGTCGGGCATCAGTACCCATGCCAGCGAAGTTACACGCCCACTGGCCTGTGCCCGCCGCAGTTCGGTGACGACGTGGCGACCCAGTGACCAGTCGAGGAAAACAGGCTGCCGTGCGAGCACGACGGTGGTGAGAAGGTATGGACGTCCAGGCTCGGAATATCGGCCAAGACGCAGGCTTTTCGAGGTGTAGTTCGGCATGCCAGGCTCTTTGAAGAAAACCTGGAATGTATAGGTTTGGTGATGGTCGGGAACGGGTTGATGATCACTGGATGTGTCGTGGCCGAGGGCGCTTTCGCGGGCAGAGACCCGCTCCCACAGGGGTTGGGCGTGATTGGTGCGGTTTGGCTATGGGATGCAGGTAATGGCTACTGGATGTGTTGTGGCCGAGGGCGCTTTCGCGGGCAGAGACCTGCTCCCACAGGGGTGCGGGGGAGTTTCATCCCTGTGGGAGCGGGTCTCTGCCCGCGAAGGGGCCTGGCCTGCTTTACGCGTTTCCACCGGACTACGCCAACGCCAGCTCCTCGTCGTACGGGTTCTGGGCCTGGCGGCTCCAGAGGCGGAAGTACTGGCCCTGCTGGGCCAGCAGGTCATCGTGAGAGCCGTCTTCGATGATGCGACCGTCTTCGAACACCAGGATGCGGTCCAGGTGGGCGACCGTCGACAGCCGGTGGGCGACGACGATCACGGTCTTGTCCTGCATGATTTCGTCGAGCTTCTCCTGGATGAACCGTTCGGTGATCGAGTCCAGCGCCGAAGTCGCCTCGTCCATCACTAGAATGGGCGCGTTCTTGAGCAACACCCGGGCGATGGCGATACGCTGCCGTTGCCCCCCGGAAAGCTTCACGCCACGTTCACCCACCAGCGACTCGGCACCCTGGTCCATGCCGTCGATGAACGCGCTCGCACCGGCGCGATGGATGGCCTGGGCCAGTTCCTGGGGGCTGGCATCCAGGCGACCGTAGTTGATGTTTTCGGCGATGCTGCGGTGAAACAGGCCCGGTTCCTGAGGGATCAGGCCGATCTGCTGATGAAGTGAATGCTGGGTCACCCTGCGCACATCCTGGCCATCGATCAACACCTGCCCTTGATTGACGTCGTACAGACGCAACAGCAGGTTGAGCAGCGACGACTTGCCCGAGCCGGAAGTGCCGACCAGGCCAACCCGCTGTCCCGCCGGGATGGACAACTGCAGATGCTCGAACACCGGCTTCTGCGGCGAATAACCAAAGCTCACATCGCGAAATTCGATGGCCCCGCGCACCGCGGCGAGCGGCTGCGCATCGGGCTCGTCCACCACTTCATGGGGCCGGATCAAGGTGCGCACGCCGTTGGCGATGTTGCCGGTAGCCTCGAAGAAATCCAGAAAGCGCCGCGACAGGTTGGCGACGTCGGTGATGATCAACAGCGACAGGCTGGTGGCCATCACGAAGGTGGCGATGTCGATGCTGCCCAGGCGCCAGAGGTACAGGGCGATCAGCAGCATGCCGACCTTGAGCGACATTCCGCAGATCGACTGGAACCAGCGGATCTTCTCCATGTAACCGAACGAGCGGCCGGCGGCCTTCAGCTCGCGGTCCAGGTAATCGCCCAGGTAGCGATGTTCGAACGAATGCCGGGCGAACAGGCGGATGTTGGTCAGGTTGGACACCGCATCCACCACCTTGCCGTTACTGGTGCTGCGCGCCGCCGAGTATTGCTGGGACAGCGGGTGACTGCGCTTGGCCAGGAAATAGCAGACGGTGATGAACGCCACCGACCAGCCGAGCATGAACAGCGCCAGCCAGACCGACGCTGTGGCCAATACCGCCACGGCCAGGGTCAGGGTGACCAGCAGCGGAATCAGGTCGAACAGCAACAGCGCCAGCGCCTGGCCCACGCCCATGGAGACTTCGGAGATCTTGTGCGCCAGGGCGCCGGCGAATTCGCTGCTGACGAAGCGATGGGAGTGGCGCTGCAGGTAGGCGTACACCGCGTGAGTGACCGTGCGCCGTTGCAGTGGCAAGACGCGGATATGCGCGCCGGTGGCGCCGCGGGTACACAGCACTTCGAGCACCAGCAGGCCGGCGAACAGCAGCAGCGGCCGGCCCAGAGTTTGCCAGTCCAGATTGGCCGCGCTGGCGGTGCTGACCACTCGGGTGATCTGCCCCAGCACCCAGGGCACCAGCACCGTGCAGGTCACTGCCACTACCTGCAACAGCAGGATCGCCAGGTACCAACCGCGGAAATGGCCGACGAAGAAACGGGCGAAGGCGAAAGGCGTCTCCGGCAGCGACTGGATGTTCCAGCTGCGCAGGGCGTGTTGACGTTCCTTGTACGAGGGTTTCAAACGGTAGTCTCCAAGTGTCAGCGGCGCGGGCCGCGTTTGGGGTGTTGCGTTTCTACTGGTGCACCGCGTATACCGCCGACGCGGCTCGCGCCGCTGCTACAGAGGAACGCGTGGACCGTGCGTCCGGTGTGCCGGGCGGACCGTGTAGCAGCGGCGCGAGCCGCGTCCGGTGTGCCGAGCGGACCGTGTAGCAGCGGCGCAAGCCGCGTCCGGTGTGCCGAGCGGACCGTGTAGCAGCGGCGCGAGCCGCGTCCGGTGTGCCGAGCGGACCCTGTAGCAGCGGCGCGAGCCGCGTCCGGTGTGCCAAGCGGACCCTGTAGCAGCGGCGCAAGCCGCGTCCGGTGTGCCAAGCGGACCGTGTAGCAGCGGCGCGAGCCGCGTCCAGTGTGCCAAGCGGACCCTGTAGCAGCGGCGCAAGCCGCGTCCGGTGTGCCAAGCGGACCCTGTCGGGCTCGGCTCAGATCGCCAAGGGTAGATAGGTCAGCGCACGCAGGGCGCCGGTCTGCAGGGTCGGTACGGCGCTGAGCAAGGCTTGGGTGTAAGGGTGTTGCGGGCGGTCGAGGACCTGTCGCACCGCGCCCGCCTCCACCACCTCGCCATCCTTCATCACCAGCACATGGTCACTGACGTGGTTGATCACCCCCAGGTCGTGGGAAATGAACAGGCACGCCAGCCCCAGCCGATTCTTCAGGTCGTCGAGCAATTCCAGAATCTGCGCCTGCACCGACACGTCCAGCGCCGACACCGGCTCGTCACACACCAGAATCTGCGGCTCGGCCGCCAGCGCGCGGGCAATCGCGATACGCTGGCGTTGCCCTCCGGACAACTCGATGGGTCGCCGATCGATTACCGCAGCGTCCATCTTCACCAGCGCCAGCAAGTGCTGGGCCCGGCTCTCCCACGTTGCACGGGGATGACCCGCCACCTGCAACGCCTCGAACAGCACCTTTTGCACCGTGTAGCGCGGATCGAACGAGCTCAGCGGATCCTGGAACACCACCTGAATGCTGTGCCGAGCCTTCGCCTGCTGGGCCTTGTCGAGATCGGACCAGCGCTGGCCGTTGATCCACACCTGACCGCTGTCGGGACGTTCCAGTCCCAGGATCATGCGCGTAAGGGTGGTCTTGCCCGACCCGGATTCGCCGACGATGCCCAAGGTCCGGCCACGCTCCAGGCGCAGGGATACATCCGCGACCACCCTGCGCACCCGCCCGTCCGGACCTGGGAAGGACTTGCTCAGGTGTTCGGCACGAAGCAGAACTTCGCCAGTTTGAGGTATCTCGGCAACGATCGGCGCGTTACCGTAGGCGCGGCGAAAGTGCACCGCGGTACCAGCTGCCAGCAGGCTCTGGGTATAGGGATGG contains:
- a CDS encoding PPC domain-containing DNA-binding protein → MNTSAVLEPDLSPSTVQTGRLGRLVVARLKPNEDIVESAEALCVSHGIELAVIRGGLGSLIDAQLGYLGRQGMKTLTVPGPGVEILSISGEIVIGESRLQAVVADADGNIFAGRLERGRNLSFITVELTLQEWVPD
- a CDS encoding ABC transporter permease, with amino-acid sequence MSDLILESPALPLRTQRRPLRIRLGASLVIGFLTLVIVAALAPQLFAHGDPLAIVPRDAFHPPGWAHWFGTDQSGRDIYSRVIHGARLSLFVGLAATALAMSIAIVLGLLGGLGGLRTDRSVGWLLEVLFAFPSLVLALLFVAIFGSGIGPLIIATGLGAAPGYARMVRGQVLAVRNAGYIEAARALGHPTRRIIWRQLLPNAMRPLIVTLTMGVGQAIVWASALSFLGLGARPPTPEWGTMLSMGRDFIANAWWLTFFPGLFIVLTTLSTTVAGRYLQQRLEGRLT
- a CDS encoding acyl-CoA synthetase; this translates as MTGIDNVMNLGELLNQIARRYPDAPGFIRGEQVHTWRSISQRVDSVAAALRARGLGKGDKLLVHSRNNLPLFESAWVAFRLGAVWVPTNVRITPPEAAYLGSSSGAVAMLYDEGLAHYVDAVRAEAPALAQVIAIGEPRAGELGYGQLLDEGAPHASTFRAADVNYHDPLWFFYTSGTTGHPKAGVLTHGQMAFVINNHIADLMPGLSQHSRSLVLAPLSHGAGIHALVNVARGAACVLPASDRLDCNEAWRLVQEHRVDNLFTVPTIVKMLTEDPAVDRYDHSSLRHVIYAGAPMYRADQCHALRKLGKVLVQYYGLGEVTGNITVLPADCHDAEDSPAAKVGSCGYPRTGMQVAILDDAGNELATGEDGEICVRGPAVFSGYYNNPTANASCFKHGWFHTGDLGHVDEQGYLFITGRASDMYISGGSNVYPREVEEALLTHPAVNEVAVLGMPDEKWGECGCAVIVTTGQVSDEQLLAHLEPRLARYKWPKRFVRWDAMPKSGYGKIVKKQIRTLLQEREEVA
- a CDS encoding ABC transporter permease; this translates as MTTTPVTVSSPDPRRQRLIRLGRRAAVRLGGGLLVLWAVATLTFFALRLMPGDPVQAILGGPSGNPTPETIAEVTREYGLDRPLAVQYGLYLVRLVQGDLGVSYSQHMPVTRVLAEQAGPTLELTLSALVLAWLLVLGLTVFTAGRRSWVGRLASLAETLCAALPHFWLGIVLLAVFAFGLRLFPPAGSDGWRTLVLPTIALAVPLAGFIGQVTRESLELTLDQPFVLTARTRGLSDAAVRFRHALRHAVLPGVSLSGWAIGALISGAVVIEVIFSRRGLGRQLYQAVQLQDLPLTIGISLVVAAGYVLANILVDLVYQWIDPRQKETLA
- a CDS encoding acyl-CoA dehydrogenase family protein, which codes for MTHAAKVTPSPSPVAPLSVAQLLARAEQLLPAIAAGAAARERDRQLPYEAVAQIAQALLYTLRIPTRYGGPGGSVKDVVGLLVRIAAVDSNVAQALRPGFAFIEGLLVSRAEGAEQERQLWFARYLQGAVLGNAGWEVGGANGAISARIVREGDHYRANGSKFYSTGSLYADWISAVALDEHDQPLSFILPRDREGLVLLDDFDAMGQRLTASGTTRLDNVQVYAHEVRTRTVEEGKRTLVTPFLQLFLASVQAGIARNALNDAVAFARHHARPIKHSSADQSVDDPYVALSVGEISARAYTAEAVVLKAAEAIDRAWAAGLDPAAVDEAAIEVAQAQYIAAECALKAAERVFDVGGASTTGRGHNLDRHWRNARTVANHNPRDWKAAAVGTWQLKGTPPPTSGLF
- a CDS encoding dipeptide ABC transporter ATP-binding protein, whose product is MSHKTLIVEGLSVEFAGQSVVRNLSFTLEPGKTLALVGESGSGKSVTARSLIGLAGEGAQVRARRLHYGDLDLLALSDRQWRRVRGKDIGFVLQDALVSLDPLRPVGKEILEVLQTHGWGDRASRAARVLQLLERVGVPEPALRARQRSGELSGGLRQRALIASALALDPGLVIADEPTTALDATVQAQILGVLQAIKAQGSSLLIISHDLAVVAQLADEVLVLQHGEVVEQGSMHQVLTAPRHPYTRSLLDAVPAEHERGTRLSPGQPAATLARAPRLDQPVLLHARGLGKRYVGPDQHVRQVVDGVDFELRAGQTLGIVGESGSGKTTVARMALGLLETDDGQVRFLDQPWNGSADARVAESQRRALRRDISVIYQDPLSSFDPRWSVGQILADALDVAGVAAPDQAPRIRHLLQQVRLPAELATRRPLQLSGGQRQRVAIARAIASNPKVIVCDEPVSALDVSVQAQVLDLLADLQAELGLAYLFISHDLGVIRHVSDEVLVMRHGQVVEHAPVEQLFESPQHPYTQRLLGAVPRLPSAGVALQVPPLEPENAVLLFDESRLWKIAI